The proteins below are encoded in one region of Belonocnema kinseyi isolate 2016_QV_RU_SX_M_011 chromosome 1, B_treatae_v1, whole genome shotgun sequence:
- the LOC117181305 gene encoding uncharacterized protein LOC117181305, translating into MSQLCERNPDVINILTKLVDAVQLCLEEKERLNDAEKTSVLRNMMLSVCFTLDFEKIIRRNGNCVQDPRRMPADDKCVKKFPNFVNIYDLEPIPLEHADKECHEFLEVWNCKINTANDCDVSAKNLIREFISVIKEFILC; encoded by the exons ATGAGCCAACTGTGTGAGAGAAATCCCGATGTGATAAACATATTAACCAAATTGGTGGATGCAGTTCAACTTTGTCTAGAGGAGAAAGAACGTCTAAATGATGCAGAGAAGACAAGCGTTCTGAGAAACATGATGCTTTCAGTGTGCTTCACTTTAGACTTTG AGAAAATTATTCGACGGAACGGAAATTGTGTGCAAGATCCAAGAAGAATGCCAGCTGACGATAAGTGTGtgaagaaatttccaaattttgtaaacatttatgACCTGGAACCAATACCACTTGAGCATGCTGATAAAGAATGCCA tgaatttttggAAGTCTGGAATTGCAAAATTAATACTGCGAATGACTGCGATGTTTCTGCTAAGAATTTAATTCGAGAATTTATTTCAGTGATAAAGGaatttattttgtgttga